A genomic window from Ananas comosus cultivar F153 linkage group 22, ASM154086v1, whole genome shotgun sequence includes:
- the LOC109727550 gene encoding LOW QUALITY PROTEIN: cation/H(+) antiporter 1-like (The sequence of the model RefSeq protein was modified relative to this genomic sequence to represent the inferred CDS: deleted 1 base in 1 codon), with protein MANAGCNLGHRTIDVLMYMCIDMFSVLVLSALFHLVLRRLGQPSVISQLLAGVVMGKTLMSRVLPWDDLHAEDMEENLNSFTAIGRIFIMFLIGLEIDLNYLWHTRRRSLALAYGGALSCALLAAAFSPLLHSLIAADTASAADGGRFRFAALLMLILSNTASPVVVRIATELKLTTSETGRLAIAAALTNDMTCLLLISLLTATPLSDNEMSFHQKLAAGLLMLAASTFALVALPAAVRYINAWNERRREISNYEVLLVMVLVAGLASLTEMIGYNNMMMSFLLGLVFPREGPTMRTMMARLAFPVHNVVLPLYFAVTGMRTDFTQLAQDHTGWRTVGTAVLVVVLSTVGKVAGTVAAANHLKIPFREGMVLGFILNAKGHVDIITMSVARKQGVWGEQAFIVLLITVFVNTLMAGPAAAPEWTRLDGELRVLTCVHGPRDVLPMLSLAELSGGTSHTPIAVYLLHLVELTQKYAITLMYHQRPEQDVDSAGGLIAGDDTDYGGDDVRQVNVVVDAFTRESSITVRQMTAVSSYANMHEDVCNGAEDIRACLVLVPFHKEQRYDGRMLCRKDGRRHMNLKVLQHAPCTVGILVDRRMGGGVSNSMKSNGGSMRAAHDSDAGPQAAAATADAQVLHHVVAIFFGGPDDREAVAYAGRLAMHPSINMTVIRFLHASDNRMNSSSSRVRTESSSNTSEVAMMFDEDRDAEEDEEFMANFHNRFVASGIVTYLEKYVGNGPESVTALSVMAGMYSLFIVGKGGDRKMPTTAGIGDWEECSELGPVGDLLASEDFMDTGSVLVLQQHRLSKTGQKSKGLEDEFLQ; from the exons ATGGCGAATGCCGGGTGCAACCTGGGGCACAGGACGATCGACGTGCTCATGTACATGTGCATCGACATGTTCTCCGTGCTTGTCCTCTCCGCGCTCTTCCACCTCGTGCTCCGCCGCCTTGGCCAGCCCAGCGTCATCTCGCAGCTCCTC GCGGGGGTGGTGATGGGGAAGACGCTGATGAGCCGGGTACTGCCGTGGGACGACCTGCACGCGGAGGACATGGAGGAGAACCTGAACAGCTTCACGGCGATCGGGCGCATCTTCATCATGTTCCTCATCGGCCTCGAGATCGACCTCAACTACCTCTGGCACacccgccgccgctccctcgccctcgcctaCGGCGGCGCCCTCTCCTGCgccctcctcgccgccgccttctCCCCCCTCCTCCACTCCCTTATCGCCGCCGACACCGCCTCCGCTGCCGACGGTGGCCGCTTCCGCTTCGCCGCCCTCCTCATGCTCATCCTCTCCAACACCGCCTCCCCCGTCGTCGTCCGCATCGCCACCGAGCTCAAGCTCACCACCTCCGAGACCGGCCGcctcgccatcgccgccgccctcACCAACGACATGACCTGCCTCCTCCTCATCTCCCTCCTCACCGCCACCCCGCTCAGCGACAACGAGATGTCCTTCCACCAGAAGCTCGCCGCCGGCCTCCTCATGCTCGCCGCCTCCACCTTCGCCCTCGTCGCCCTCCCCGCCGCCGTCCGCTACATCAACGCCTGGAACGAGCGCCGCCGCGAG ATCAGCAACTACGAGGTGCTGTTGGTGATGGTGCTGGTGGCGGGGCTGGCGTCGCTGACGGAGATGATCGGCTACAACAACATGATGATGAGCTTCCTGCTGGGGCTGGTGTTCCCGCGGGAGGGGCCGACGATGCGGACGATGATGGCGCGGCTGGCGTTCCCGGTGCACAACGTCGTGCTGCCGCTCTACTTCGCGGTGACGGGGATGCGGACGGACTTCACGCAGCTGGCGCAGGACCACACGGGGTGGCGGACGGTCGGCACCGCGGTGCTCGTGGTGGTGCTCAGCACTGTGGGGAAGGTCGCCGGGACCGTCGCGGCCGCAAATCACCTGAAGATACCGTTCCGGGAAGGAATGGTGCTGGGGTTCATCTTGAATGCAAAAGGTCACGTAGATATCATCACCATGTCTGTGGCACGAAAGCAAGGG GTGTGGGGTGAGCAAGCGTTCATTGTCCTTCTGATAACCGTGTTCGTGAACACCCTCATGGCGGGCCCAGCGGCAGC GCCGGAGTGGACCCGGCTCGACGGCGAGCTCCGCGTGCTCACCTGCGTGCACGGCCCGCGCGACGTGCTCCCCATGCTGTCGCTCGCCGAGCTCTCCGGCGGCACTAGCCACACGCCGATCGCCGTCTACCTCCTCCACCTCGTCGAGCTCACGCAGAAGTACGCCATCACCTTGATGTACCACCAGCGCCCCGAGCAGGACGTGGACTCCGCGGGAGGGCTGATAGCCGGAGACGACACCGACTACGGGGGCGACGACGTGCGGCAGGTGAATGTCGTGGTCGACGCATTCACCCGGGAGAGCAGCATCACCGTGCGGCAGATGACGGCGGTGTCGTCGTACGCCAACATGCACGAGGATGTGTGCAATGGCGCCGAGGACATCCGCGCCTGCCTCGTCCTCGTCCCCTTCCACAAGGAGCAGAG GTACGACGGTCGAATGCTGTGCCGGAAGGACGGGCGGCGCCACATGAACCTGAAGGTGCTCCAGCACGCGCCCTGCACCGTCGGCATCCTCGTCGACCGCCGCATGGGCGGCGGCGTCAGCAACAGCATGAAGAGCAACGGTGGCAGCATGCGCGCCGCTCACGACTCTGACGCGGGCCCGCAGGCAGCAGCAGCCACCGCCGACGCGCAGGTCCTGCACCACGTCGTTGCCATCTTCTTCGGCGGCCCTGACGACCGCGAGGCGGTGGCGTACGCCGGCCGGCTCGCCATGCACCCGTCCATCAACATGACCGTCATCAGGTTCCTCCACGCCTCCGACAATCGGATGAACTCCTCCTCGTCCCGAGTCAGGACCGAGTCGTCGAGCAACACCAGCGAGGTCGCGATGATGTTCGACGAGGACCGGGACgccgaggaggacgaggagtTCATGGCGAATTTCCACAATAG ATTTGTAGCGTCGGGGATCGTGACCTACCTGGAGAAGTATGTGGGCAACGGGCCGGAGTCGGTGACGGCGCTGAGCGTGATGGCGGGAATGTACTCGCTCTTCATAGTGGGGAAGGGCGGAGACCGGAAAATGCCGACGACGGCGGGGATCGGCGACTGGGAGGAGTGCTCGGAGTTGGGCCCAGTTGGGGATCTCCTGGCATCTGAAGATTTTATGGATACTGGGTCAGTGCTAGTCCTTCAACAGCACAGGTTATCAAAAACAGGACAGAAAAGCAAAGGCTTAGAGGATGAGTTCTTGCAATAG
- the LOC109727443 gene encoding choline/ethanolaminephosphotransferase 1-like isoform X1 — protein MGYIGHHGVATLHKYKYSGVDHSLLAKYVLQPFWSRCVTLFPLWMPPNMITLTGFMFLVISALLGYIYSPHLDTAPPRWVHLAHGLLLFLYQTFDAVDGKQARRTNSSSPLGELFDHGCDALACAFEALAFGSTAMCGRTTFWFWVIAAIPFYCATWEHFFTNTLILPVVNGPTEGLMLIYVCHFLTFLTGAEWWAQDFRKSFPLLSWVPFIPEVPVYGIVLFLMIMFGVIPTIGSNINNVHKVVQARKGSMLLAIAMLFPFGALLAGVLAWSYLSPSDIMHNYPHLLIIGTGFAFGFLVGRMILAHLCDEPKGLKTGMCMSLFYLPFAIANALTARINDGAPLVDEQLVLLLFCLYTVGLYLHFATSVIHEITTALGIYCFRIIRKEA, from the exons ATGGGCTACATTGGGCACCACGGCGTGGCGACGCTGCACAAGTACAAGTACAGCGGAGTGGACCACTCGCTCCTGGCGAAGTACGTCTTGCAACCCTTCTGGAGCCGATGCGTCACTCTGTTTCCCCTCTGGATGCC ACCAAACATG atTACACTTACAGGTTTTATGTTTCTAGTCATATCAGCACTCCTTGGCTAT ATATATTCACCTCACCTAGATACAGCACCCCCAAGATGGGTCCACCTTGCTCATGGATTGCTTCTCTTCCTATATCAG ACTTTTGATGCTGTTGATGGTAAACAAGCAAGGCGTACTAACTCATCAAGTCCTTTAGGAGAACTTTTTGATCATG GATGCGATGCACTTGCATGTGCT TTTGAAGCCTtggcttttggaagcacggcaATGTGTGGAAGGACAACATTTTGGTTCTGGGTGATTGCGGCTATTCCGTTTTATTGTGCAACATGGGAACA CTTCTTCACGAACACACTTATTCTTCCTGTAGTAAATGGACCCACCGAAGGCCTCATGCTGATTTACGTTTGTCACTTTTTGACATTTCTGACAG gagCTGAATGGTGGGCACAAGATTTTCGGAAGTCTTTTCCCCTTCTAAGTTGGGTACCTTTCATTCCTG AAGTTCCCGTATATGGCATCGTGTTGTTTCTTATGATTATGTTTGGTGTAATCCCGACTATTGGATCCAA CATTAACAATGTCCATAAGGTTGTCCAAGCAAGAAAAGGAAGTATGTTATTAGCCATAGCAATG CTTTTTCCTTTTGGCGCACTTCTGGCCGGAGTTCTTGCCTG GTCATATCTATCTCCTTCTGATATCATGCACAACTACCCTCATTTGCTCATAATTGGAACTGGATTTGCATTTGGATTTTTAGTG GGGAGAATGATTCTGGCTCACTTGTGTGATGAACCCAAGGGACTGAAAACTGGAATGTGCATG TCTCTATTCTACCTTCCTTTTGCGATTGCAAATGCTCTAACCGCCAGGATCAATGATGG AGCTCCTCTGGTTGATGAGCAATTGGTTCTTCTCTTGTTTTGCTTATATACAG tGGGGCTCTATCTCCATTTTGCGACTTCGGTCATCCACGAAATTACAACTGCTCTTGGAATCTATTGCTTCAG GATAATCAGGAAAGAGGCTTGA
- the LOC109727443 gene encoding choline/ethanolaminephosphotransferase 1-like isoform X2, translating into MGYIGHHGVATLHKYKYSGVDHSLLAKYVLQPFWSRCVTLFPLWMPPNMITLTGFMFLVISALLGYIYSPHLDTAPPRWVHLAHGLLLFLYQTFDAVDGKQARRTNSSSPLGELFDHGCDALACAFEALAFGSTAMCGRTTFWFWVIAAIPFYCATWEHFFTNTLILPVVNGPTEGLMLIYVCHFLTFLTGAEWWAQDFRKSFPLLSWVPFIPVPVYGIVLFLMIMFGVIPTIGSNINNVHKVVQARKGSMLLAIAMLFPFGALLAGVLAWSYLSPSDIMHNYPHLLIIGTGFAFGFLVGRMILAHLCDEPKGLKTGMCMSLFYLPFAIANALTARINDGAPLVDEQLVLLLFCLYTVGLYLHFATSVIHEITTALGIYCFRIIRKEA; encoded by the exons ATGGGCTACATTGGGCACCACGGCGTGGCGACGCTGCACAAGTACAAGTACAGCGGAGTGGACCACTCGCTCCTGGCGAAGTACGTCTTGCAACCCTTCTGGAGCCGATGCGTCACTCTGTTTCCCCTCTGGATGCC ACCAAACATG atTACACTTACAGGTTTTATGTTTCTAGTCATATCAGCACTCCTTGGCTAT ATATATTCACCTCACCTAGATACAGCACCCCCAAGATGGGTCCACCTTGCTCATGGATTGCTTCTCTTCCTATATCAG ACTTTTGATGCTGTTGATGGTAAACAAGCAAGGCGTACTAACTCATCAAGTCCTTTAGGAGAACTTTTTGATCATG GATGCGATGCACTTGCATGTGCT TTTGAAGCCTtggcttttggaagcacggcaATGTGTGGAAGGACAACATTTTGGTTCTGGGTGATTGCGGCTATTCCGTTTTATTGTGCAACATGGGAACA CTTCTTCACGAACACACTTATTCTTCCTGTAGTAAATGGACCCACCGAAGGCCTCATGCTGATTTACGTTTGTCACTTTTTGACATTTCTGACAG gagCTGAATGGTGGGCACAAGATTTTCGGAAGTCTTTTCCCCTTCTAAGTTGGGTACCTTTCATTCCTG TTCCCGTATATGGCATCGTGTTGTTTCTTATGATTATGTTTGGTGTAATCCCGACTATTGGATCCAA CATTAACAATGTCCATAAGGTTGTCCAAGCAAGAAAAGGAAGTATGTTATTAGCCATAGCAATG CTTTTTCCTTTTGGCGCACTTCTGGCCGGAGTTCTTGCCTG GTCATATCTATCTCCTTCTGATATCATGCACAACTACCCTCATTTGCTCATAATTGGAACTGGATTTGCATTTGGATTTTTAGTG GGGAGAATGATTCTGGCTCACTTGTGTGATGAACCCAAGGGACTGAAAACTGGAATGTGCATG TCTCTATTCTACCTTCCTTTTGCGATTGCAAATGCTCTAACCGCCAGGATCAATGATGG AGCTCCTCTGGTTGATGAGCAATTGGTTCTTCTCTTGTTTTGCTTATATACAG tGGGGCTCTATCTCCATTTTGCGACTTCGGTCATCCACGAAATTACAACTGCTCTTGGAATCTATTGCTTCAG GATAATCAGGAAAGAGGCTTGA
- the LOC109727118 gene encoding auxin-responsive protein SAUR36-like, translating into MAKWQRMAILGRRITMAKRDASLTNDVDALHCSVAERGHFVVYTVDSQRFTVPLAYLDTKIFRELFRISEEEFGLPRDGPIILPCDAASMKYIMSMLARRISKDVEKALLSSIVVPRHSTCSFAPVGVSREVAICSF; encoded by the coding sequence GGATCACAATGGCCAAAAGAGATGCTTCTCTTACCAATGATGTTGATGCACTTCATTGCTCAGTAGCAGAGAGAGGCCATTTTGTGGTTTACACTGTGGATAGCCAGAGATTCACGGTTCCCTTGGCATATCTTGATACCAAAATCTTCAGAGAGCTCTTCAGAATATCTGAAGAGGAGTTTGGACTACCAAGAGATGGGCCGATCATACTACCTTGTGACGCTGCATCCATGAAGTATATAATGTCTATGCTCGCAAGGCGGATTTCGAAAGATGTGGAGAAAGCATTACTTAGCTCTATTGTAGTCCCTCGCCATTCTACATGTTCATTCGCCCCTGTAGGAGTTAGCCGAGAAGTAGCAATCTGTAGCTTCTAA
- the LOC109727011 gene encoding uncharacterized protein LOC109727011 — MITRSNLAEQLREYQIRSKHEWATLSYFASTASSSSRVDVVLVLWELLMFAFFVFSGVALYFRYMRVAFFLVCVTAVILVCMKIAKKVRQNRRSKRRMLLPLSM, encoded by the exons ATGATAACGCGTTCGAATCTCGCGGAGCAGCTGCGGGAGTACCAGATCCGATCGAAGCACGAGTGGGCGACGTTGTCGTACTTCGCCTCCACCGCGAGTTCCTCTTCCCG GGTGGATGTGGTACTTGTGTTATGGGAGCTGCTGATGTTTGCGTTCTTTGTTTTCTCAGGAGTTGCTTTGTATTTCAGGTATATGAGGGTTGCATTTTTCTTAGTATGTGTCACAGCAGTTATACTGGTGTGCATGAAAATAGCAAAGAAAGTAAGACAAAACAGGAGGAGTAAACGAAGAATGCTCCTCCCGTTATCTATGTAA